The region CAGGCCAGCACACTCATGTTTAAGAAAATTCTCATTGCCAATCGCGGCGAAATCGCCATGCGCATCATCCGCGCCTGCCGCGAGCTGGATATTGCGACCGCCGCGATCTATTCCGAGGCCGACTCGACCGGTATTTATGTGAAAAAGGCCGACGAGGCCTATCTGGTCGGCCCCGGCCCGGTCAAAGGCTTCCTCGACAAGCAACAGATCGTCGATCTGGCCCTCCGAATCGGCGCAGACGCCATTCACCCCGGTTACGGATTTCTGTCCGAAAACGCCGAGTTCGCCAAACTGTGCCATGAATCCGGGATCACCTTCATCGGCCCGTCGCCCGAGGCGATCAACGCCATGGGCAGCAAGATCAAGGCACGTGATCTGGCCAAATCCATCAATGTCCCGGTCGTGCCCGGCACCGAAGGCGGCGTCACGGATGTGAAGGAGGCCTTGGCCTTTGCCAAGGAGGCCGGCTATCCCGTGATGATCAAGGCCAGCGCCGGCGGCGGCGGGCGCGGGTTGCGCGTCGTGCGCACGGATGCCGAACTGCGCGAAAACATGGAAGTGGCCTCCCGCGAAGCCCTCGCCGCCTTCGGCGACGGCGCCGTGTTCCTGGAAAAGTGCGTCGAACGGCCCCATCATATCGAGTTCCAAATCCTCGCCGACAAGCATGGCAATACGATCCACCTGGGCGAGCGGGACTGCTCGATCCAACGCCGCCATCAAAAGCTGATCGAAATCGCGCCCTCGCTGATCCTGACCCCGCGCCTGCGGGCAGAAATGGGCGAGGCCGCCATCAAGATCGCCAAGGCGGTGTCCTACGACAATGCCGGCACTGTCGAGTTCCTGCTGGATCAGGATGGCCGCTACTACTTCATGGAGATGAATCCGCGCATTCAGGTGGAACATACGGTGACCGAGCAGATCACCGCCATCGACATCGTGCGCAACCAAATTTCCATCGCCGCCGGCAAACCGCTGGACATTCAACAGTCGGACGTCACCCTGCAGGGCCATGCCATCCAATGCCGGATCAATGCCGAAGATCCGCGCAATAACTTCCGGCCTTGCACGGGCACGATCACGGCCTACCTCTCACCGGGCGGCATCGGCGTCCGCATCGACGGCGCGGTCTACAAAGACTATACGGTCTCCCCCTATTACGATGCTTTGCTAGCCAAACTCACGGTGCGCGGCCGCACCTGGGAAGAAACGGTCAGCCGCATGCGCCGGTCCCTGGGGGAATATGTCTTGCGGGGCGTCAAAACGACGATTCCCTTCATGAGCGCGATCATGCAGGATCCCGACTTCCTGGCCGGACGGTTCGATACCTCCTATTTGGACACGCATCCCGATTTGTACAACTATGACGAGCTCGAACAGCCTGAGGACTTAGTCCTGGCGATTTCCGCGGCCATTGCCGCCTACGAAGGCCTCTAACCAGCCCTCGCGCGATACCCGAACACGATACCGTTAACCCAAGAGCACGCAACGACAATGGCGGCACGACGCACAACCCGATCGAAAAAGACCACGGCCAAGAAACCCGCGCGGGGACCGGTCGTGCGCACTTCGCGCACGAAGGCGGCCAAACCGGCGGAGGTGCAACTCCAGCCCTCGCCCGGCCATAAAGTCCTGATTACCGATGTTGCCTTGCGCGACGGACACCAATCGCTCCTCGCCACGCGCATGCGCACCGAGGACATGCTCCCCATCGCGCAAAAGCTCGACGCCGTCGGCTACTGGTCCCTGGAGGTCTGGGGCGGCGCCACCTTCGATACCTGTTTGCGCTTTCTCAAAGAGGATCCCTGGGAGCGCCTCCGGGCACTCCGGGCCGCGATGCCCAATACCCGGCTCCAGATGTTGCTGCGCGGCCAGAACCTCGTGGGCTACCGGCACTATGCCGACGACGTGCTGGAGCGGTTCATCGAACGCTCCGCCACCAACGGCATCGACGTCTTCCGCATCTTCGACGCCCTGAACGACGTGCGCAACATGGACCGCGCCATTCGCGAGGTCAAAGCCTGCGGCAAACATGTCGAAGCGGCCATCAGTTATACCGTCAGCCCGGTCCACACCATCGACCGGTTTGTCAGCATGGCCAAGCAGCTCGAAGACCTCGGCACCGATACGCTCTGCGTCAAAGACATGGCCGGCCTGCTGGAACCGATGGAGGCCTACCACCTCATCAAGCGCCTCAAAAACGCGGTGAAGGTCCCGATCCACCTGCACTCCCACTACACCTCCGGCATGTCGTCGATGTCGGCGTTGATGGCGATCCTCGGCGGGCTCGATATGCTCGACACCGCCATGTCCCCCCTGGCCGGCGGCACCTCGCATCCGGCGACGGAAACGCTCGTCGCGGCACTGAAAAATACGCCCTACGACACCGGGCTGGACCTGGCCACCTTCCTGCCGATCACCGAACATTTCAGGACCGTGCGCCGGAAGTACCGCCAGTTCGAAAGCGATTTCACCGGCGTGGATGCCGAAATTCTGACCTCGCAGATTCCGGGAGGCATGCTATCGAACCTCGCCGCCCAGCTGACAGAACAAAATGCCCTCGACCGCATGCGGGAAGTGCTCGACGAAGTCCCGCGCGTCCGGAAAGACATGGGCTATCCGCCCCTCGTCACACCCACCAGCCAGATCGTCGGCACCCAGGCCACGCTCAATGTGCTGACCGGCGAGCGCTACAAAGTCATCACGACGGAAACCAAGAACTACTTCCTGGGCCTCTATGGCCGCGCCCCTGGGCAGGTCGATCAGGAAGTCCTCGCCCGGGCGGTCGGCAATGAAGAGCCGATCAAAACCAGGCCGGCCGACCGGCTGGAACCGGAGTTGGACGGCATCAAGAAAGATCTGCCCCCGAATGCCACCACCGTGGAAGACCAGCTCTCCTTTGCGCTCTTCCCCGCCATTGCCCGCGACTTCTTCGAGGCCCGTGAAAAGGGCGATCTCGTGCCGGAAACGCTGGAAACCTCGGCGCCCAAGGGCCCGGCGGTCGCCGGCGAATTGCACCTGGCACCGGTGGAGTTCAACATCACCGTCCACGGCGAATCCTATCACGTGAAACTTTCCGGATCGGGCCGCAAGGTCGATGGCCGGAAACCCTACTACATCCGGGTCAACGACAAGCTGGAAGAAGTGTCGCTCGAACCGATTCAGGAAGTGCTCGCCGGCGTGCCTGAAGCACCGGACACCGGCAGCGGCTCAAAGCCCAAGCGGCCGCGGCCGGCCAAACCCGGCGATGTCGCACCGCCGATGCCGGGCCGCGTGGTGAAAATCCTCGTCGCCAAAGACGACCGGGTGAAGACCGGCGATCCGCTCTTGATCATCGAAGCGATGAAAATGGAAAGCCGGGTCCCGGCGCCGATCGACGGGAAAGTGACGGCCATCCTCGCGGCGGAAGGCGAGAACGTCAAAACCGACGAAACCGTCATCCAGCTGGAATAAGCCGTTCACCACCCACAAAGGCATGGTCCACCGTGCCGCGATTTCGTCAATCCCTCATCGTCGTGGTGCTCTGCATGCTGCTCGGATCCTGCGCCGCACCCGGCTCGCTGCCGCCCTGGTTCGATGCCATCGAACGCCTGCCCCTCAAATCTGTCACGGTCAACGGCCACCGCATCGCCTATCTCGACCACGGCCAAGGCCCGCCGGTCATGCTCATTCACGGCTTCGGCGGATCGATGTGGCAATGGGAATATCAGCAAGCCGCCCTGGCCCGACATTTCCGCGTCATCACGCCCGATCTGCTCGGAGCCGGGCTCTCCGACAAACCGGAGATCGACTACCGGCCTGATCAATTGCTGGAATTTCTCGTGGCGTTCATGGACGCGCTGCAAATCCCGCAAGCCGCCATGGCAGGCAACTCCATGGGCGCCGGACTCGCCATCGGCCTGGCCCTCGACTACCCCACACGCGTTTCCGCCCTCATTCTCATCGACGGACTCCCCGCCCAGGTCATGGATCACCTCGGCAGCCCCACGCTTCGCCGGGCGCTGACGACATCCGCGCCATCCTGGCTGATCTCCTTCGGCAATTGGCTCTTCGGCGGGAGCGTGATTGAATCCACGCTGCGCGAATTCATCCACGATCCGGCCTTGCTGACGCCGGCGGTCATCGACCGGGCCAACCGGAACCGCCAGCGGCCAGGCCTGTTTCGCGCACTCATGACCGTAGGAACCAACTTGCCGCTGTGGGAACGGGACTTCGCCCCGCGCATCGGAACCATCACCCGCCGCACCTTGATCATCTGGGGGGAGGAAGACCGCGTGTTTCCCCTCGCTGCGGGAGAGACCATTCATCAGGCCATTGCCGAATCCGCCTTGATCCGCATTCCCAAGGCCGCGCATATCCCGCAGTGGGAACAGCCGGATCTGGTCAACCGGGCCATCCTGAACTTTCTCGGCCCTTGAGCGGATAGACGGCGGCTGGGTATACTGGTGTTCTCAGCTCTCACGCCCATCACGAGTCAGGAGCAAATCATGCGCGAGACAGCACTAACACTCCGTACGATCACCGCCATCATTTCAATCTTCTTGTTCACCGCCTGCGCCGGCCTGGGCAGCTCAACCGAATCCGAATTCCTCTATAAGAACCTGCCGGTCGCCGATGGCAGCGCCGTCGCGGGCGAAGGCCACTCCGTTCTCTTCAAAGGCAGCCCCCTGGCCTTGTCCGGGTCAGGGATCAAGGTAGGCGACACCCTCCGCGACGTGAAGCTGGCGCAACAGGATCTCTCGCTCATGAACATCGTCCATACCAAAGGCGAAGGGAAGGTGCGGATCATCAGCGTCGTGCCCTCGCTCGACACGAAGGTCTGCGAACAGCAAACCCATCAGCTCAGCGAAAAGAATCATGGCCTGGACAAAATGATCGAGCTCATCACCGTGAGCATCGATACGCCCTTCGCGCAGAAACGCTTCGCGGAAGCAGCCAAGATCCATAACATCACCTTTCTTTCCGACTATCGCGGCGCGGATTTCGGCAAAGCCCATGGTTTATTTTTGAAGGACCCGCACATTCTGGCTCGGGCGATCCTGGTGATAGACAGCCATAACGTCGTCCGCTACCTCCAGATCACGCCGGAACTCGCGCAACTCCCGGATCTCGACGAAGCCTTCAAGTTTGCACGGGCCCTCGTGACGGCCAGTTAGCCGAATGCGGGGCGGCCTCAGGGCCGTCCCGGACGCAATCCTCCGCAAACCTCACCCTTCACGAGGATGCAGCCTGATGGCCCACTACGACATGTTGGTGATCGGCACCGGACCAGCCGGGCAAAAAGCCGCAATCCAGGCAGCGAAGCTTGGCAAGAAGGTCGGAATCATCGAGCGGAAAGAAGTCGTCGGCGGCGTCTGCACCAATACCGGCACCATCCCCAGCAAATCGCTGCGCGAAGCCGTGCTCTATCTCTCGGGATTCCGCCAACGCAGTCTCTATGGCGCGGGCTACCGGCTGAAACGTACGATCACCATCGAAGATCTCGCCATCCGTTCCCAGCACGTTATCAGAAACGAAATCCGGATCGTTCAGAATCAGATGGCCCGCAATGGAGTCGAGATGATCCATGGCACGGCCGGTTTCGTGGATCCGCACCGGCTTCGCATTCAAGCCGGGACCGGAACCGTCGAACATACCGCCGACTTCATTGTCATCGCGGTTGGGACGGAGCCGGCCCGGCCCACACACATTCCTTTCGACGATTCCCGCATCATCGATACCGACGGGCTGCTCACCCTCAACCATGTGCCCTCCTCTCTCGTCATCGTGGGAGGAGGCGTGATCGGGACCGAATACGCCTCCATCCTCGCCACTCTGGGCGTCCCGGTCACTCTCATCGACAAGCGTCCCCGGCTGCTTGAATTTGTGGATGCCGAAATCATCGACGCGCTCCAGCAACAAATGAAAGACATCGGCGTAACCCTCTACCACGACGAAGAGGTGGTCGGAATTCGGAAAGATGCGAACGGAGAGATTACCGTGACCTTGCAAAAGGCCCGTCCCGTGACCACGACGACCTTGATGTATGCCATCGGCCGGGTCGGCGCGAGCCGCGGGCTGAATCTTAAGCGCGCAGGCCTCGCCGCTGACAGCCGAGGGCGGCTGGCTGTGAACGAACATTTTCAAACCTCGGTGCCCCACATCTATGCGGCGGGAGACATCATCGGCTTTCCCGCCCTGGCCTCCACCTCCATGCAGCAGGGACGCCACGCCTCCTGTCATGCCTTTGGCCAGCCGGACCGCACCGACACCGCCCTGCTGCCTTACGGCATTTATGCGATTCCGGAGATTTCCATGGTGGGCCGAAACGAGGAAGAACTCACCGCAGCCAATGTCCCCTTCGCGGTGGGCATCGCGCGCTATCGAGAAATCGCCCGCGGCCAGATCATCGGCGATGAGACAGGCATGTTGAAGCTTCTCTTCCACCGGCAAACCAGGGAAGTCTTGGGCGTCCATGCGATCGGTGAAGGCGCGACGGAATTGATCCACATCGGGCAGGCGGTCATGGCCTATCATGGAAAGATCGACTACTTTGTCGACACCGTCTTCAACTACCCAACGCTCGCGGAATGTTATAAAGTCGCCGCACTGGACGGTATCAACCGGCTGCCCAGGCCTTGGACCCCGCACCCGTGAAGCGTCGTTCTGAAAAGGGGCCGCGCCAACAAGCAATCCCGCTGTGCCCTGATCCTGCGAACGGCGAAGTACGTTTCACGAGATACGAAAGGAGCCCTATGTCGTTTTCCACCCATCTCCGCAAGCTGGCGCAACCGATCTGGGAGGCCCAGCTCACCCACCCCTTCGTCGTCGCCCTCGGCAACGGCACGCTGCCGAACGAGAAATTCACCTACTACATTTTGCAAGACGCCCGGTTTCTCGGCGACCTCGCGCGCGTCTTCGCCGCCGGAGCGCTGAAGGCGCCGGACTCAGACAGCGCGCTCCGCTTTGCCAAGCTGGCGGAAGACACCATTGTGGTCGAACGCAGCCTCCATGAAGGCTACGGCACAAAATGGAACCTGACGGCGAAGCAAATGGCCGCCGTGCCCATGGCTCCGACCAACTACGCCTATACCCGCCACATGCTCAGCGTGGCCCAGAGCGGATCGGCGGCGGAAATCACCGTCGTCGCCCTCCCCTGCGCCTGGATCTACTGCGTCATCGGGGAGCATCTCTTGAAGCACGGCCCGCCCAAGAAGAACCACCCCTATCGGGATTGGCTCATGCTCTACGCCTCGCCGGAGTTCGCCGAGGTCCAGCAATGGATGCGCAAGAAAGTCGATCAATGGGCCAAAACGGCGGGCAAAGACGAGATCCGGCGCATGGAAGAATCATTCATCATCAGCTCACGCTACGAGTGGATGTTCTGGGAGATGGCCTGGAACGAAGAGCCGTGGCCGATATAGCAGCGGCATCCCCTGAACCCCAGTAAGAGGTCTGGACACCCAGCCCAACCTGAGTATAATGGCCCCACGTCTATGAACAAGCTTCCCCTCGTCATATCGGGCCTGCTGTGGTACGCGCTGCTTCCGGGCTTTGGGTTCGCCGCCGGCAATTACGAAGAGAGCCTCAAGCAATTGGCGGAGGGCGTCATGGCCGAAGCCGTCAAGGCGAAAAAAGAGCGGCTGGCCATCGTGGACTTCACCGATGCCAAGGGGACGGTCACGCCAGTGGGGCAGTTTCTGGCGGAAGAACTCAGCACCCAGTTGCTCGTGGCCGGAGAGTTGACGGTCGTAGAACGCCGCCTGGTGAATTCGACGCTGAGGAAACTCCACATCAAAGAGATCGAATCGACACAGCCGAAAGCCGTGAAAGGGGCCGCCAAGGCCATTCGCGCCGATGTCTTTGTGGTGGGGTCCTACCTGGAGTCTCCGGACGGCGTCCTCGTCACCACCAAGCTCATCAGTCCCTTAAATGCGCAGGCAGTCGGCGCGGTACGGAAGAGCATCCCCAAAACAGGCCCGCTGGGCGAGCTACTCAAGGCGGCCAATGCCCCCCCACCGGTGAAGACGGTTCTGCCTCAAGACCTGCCGCCGCCGGAAGGGCTGGGATTTCATCGCAACGACCTCTATGAATTCGTCGTCCGGTCGCTCTCTGTGCAGGAGCAACAGGTCCGCCTCGACGTGACGGTGGAGAACCGCTCGCCGCGCGACTTGAAAATCCTGTGCCTTCTGCAAAATACTGTGCTG is a window of Nitrospira sp. DNA encoding:
- the accC gene encoding acetyl-CoA carboxylase biotin carboxylase subunit; its protein translation is MFKKILIANRGEIAMRIIRACRELDIATAAIYSEADSTGIYVKKADEAYLVGPGPVKGFLDKQQIVDLALRIGADAIHPGYGFLSENAEFAKLCHESGITFIGPSPEAINAMGSKIKARDLAKSINVPVVPGTEGGVTDVKEALAFAKEAGYPVMIKASAGGGGRGLRVVRTDAELRENMEVASREALAAFGDGAVFLEKCVERPHHIEFQILADKHGNTIHLGERDCSIQRRHQKLIEIAPSLILTPRLRAEMGEAAIKIAKAVSYDNAGTVEFLLDQDGRYYFMEMNPRIQVEHTVTEQITAIDIVRNQISIAAGKPLDIQQSDVTLQGHAIQCRINAEDPRNNFRPCTGTITAYLSPGGIGVRIDGAVYKDYTVSPYYDALLAKLTVRGRTWEETVSRMRRSLGEYVLRGVKTTIPFMSAIMQDPDFLAGRFDTSYLDTHPDLYNYDELEQPEDLVLAISAAIAAYEGL
- the oadA gene encoding sodium-extruding oxaloacetate decarboxylase subunit alpha; the protein is MAARRTTRSKKTTAKKPARGPVVRTSRTKAAKPAEVQLQPSPGHKVLITDVALRDGHQSLLATRMRTEDMLPIAQKLDAVGYWSLEVWGGATFDTCLRFLKEDPWERLRALRAAMPNTRLQMLLRGQNLVGYRHYADDVLERFIERSATNGIDVFRIFDALNDVRNMDRAIREVKACGKHVEAAISYTVSPVHTIDRFVSMAKQLEDLGTDTLCVKDMAGLLEPMEAYHLIKRLKNAVKVPIHLHSHYTSGMSSMSALMAILGGLDMLDTAMSPLAGGTSHPATETLVAALKNTPYDTGLDLATFLPITEHFRTVRRKYRQFESDFTGVDAEILTSQIPGGMLSNLAAQLTEQNALDRMREVLDEVPRVRKDMGYPPLVTPTSQIVGTQATLNVLTGERYKVITTETKNYFLGLYGRAPGQVDQEVLARAVGNEEPIKTRPADRLEPELDGIKKDLPPNATTVEDQLSFALFPAIARDFFEAREKGDLVPETLETSAPKGPAVAGELHLAPVEFNITVHGESYHVKLSGSGRKVDGRKPYYIRVNDKLEEVSLEPIQEVLAGVPEAPDTGSGSKPKRPRPAKPGDVAPPMPGRVVKILVAKDDRVKTGDPLLIIEAMKMESRVPAPIDGKVTAILAAEGENVKTDETVIQLE
- a CDS encoding alpha/beta fold hydrolase; amino-acid sequence: MPRFRQSLIVVVLCMLLGSCAAPGSLPPWFDAIERLPLKSVTVNGHRIAYLDHGQGPPVMLIHGFGGSMWQWEYQQAALARHFRVITPDLLGAGLSDKPEIDYRPDQLLEFLVAFMDALQIPQAAMAGNSMGAGLAIGLALDYPTRVSALILIDGLPAQVMDHLGSPTLRRALTTSAPSWLISFGNWLFGGSVIESTLREFIHDPALLTPAVIDRANRNRQRPGLFRALMTVGTNLPLWERDFAPRIGTITRRTLIIWGEEDRVFPLAAGETIHQAIAESALIRIPKAAHIPQWEQPDLVNRAILNFLGP
- the tpx gene encoding thiol peroxidase encodes the protein MRETALTLRTITAIISIFLFTACAGLGSSTESEFLYKNLPVADGSAVAGEGHSVLFKGSPLALSGSGIKVGDTLRDVKLAQQDLSLMNIVHTKGEGKVRIISVVPSLDTKVCEQQTHQLSEKNHGLDKMIELITVSIDTPFAQKRFAEAAKIHNITFLSDYRGADFGKAHGLFLKDPHILARAILVIDSHNVVRYLQITPELAQLPDLDEAFKFARALVTAS
- the sthA gene encoding Si-specific NAD(P)(+) transhydrogenase, with product MAHYDMLVIGTGPAGQKAAIQAAKLGKKVGIIERKEVVGGVCTNTGTIPSKSLREAVLYLSGFRQRSLYGAGYRLKRTITIEDLAIRSQHVIRNEIRIVQNQMARNGVEMIHGTAGFVDPHRLRIQAGTGTVEHTADFIVIAVGTEPARPTHIPFDDSRIIDTDGLLTLNHVPSSLVIVGGGVIGTEYASILATLGVPVTLIDKRPRLLEFVDAEIIDALQQQMKDIGVTLYHDEEVVGIRKDANGEITVTLQKARPVTTTTLMYAIGRVGASRGLNLKRAGLAADSRGRLAVNEHFQTSVPHIYAAGDIIGFPALASTSMQQGRHASCHAFGQPDRTDTALLPYGIYAIPEISMVGRNEEELTAANVPFAVGIARYREIARGQIIGDETGMLKLLFHRQTREVLGVHAIGEGATELIHIGQAVMAYHGKIDYFVDTVFNYPTLAECYKVAALDGINRLPRPWTPHP
- the tenA gene encoding thiaminase II, with the protein product MSFSTHLRKLAQPIWEAQLTHPFVVALGNGTLPNEKFTYYILQDARFLGDLARVFAAGALKAPDSDSALRFAKLAEDTIVVERSLHEGYGTKWNLTAKQMAAVPMAPTNYAYTRHMLSVAQSGSAAEITVVALPCAWIYCVIGEHLLKHGPPKKNHPYRDWLMLYASPEFAEVQQWMRKKVDQWAKTAGKDEIRRMEESFIISSRYEWMFWEMAWNEEPWPI
- a CDS encoding FlgO family outer membrane protein, yielding MNKLPLVISGLLWYALLPGFGFAAGNYEESLKQLAEGVMAEAVKAKKERLAIVDFTDAKGTVTPVGQFLAEELSTQLLVAGELTVVERRLVNSTLRKLHIKEIESTQPKAVKGAAKAIRADVFVVGSYLESPDGVLVTTKLISPLNAQAVGAVRKSIPKTGPLGELLKAANAPPPVKTVLPQDLPPPEGLGFHRNDLYEFVVRSLSVQEQQVRLDVTVENRSPRDLKILCLLQNTVLRDEHGTQWMQKVEDNREGLCTRGMELSPREKDRAVFTFTAPANAAPAAHFTLAYHEKSPRRDAGFFIEGLKADTPSAPAVSVTP